Proteins encoded in a region of the Zea mays cultivar B73 chromosome 2, Zm-B73-REFERENCE-NAM-5.0, whole genome shotgun sequence genome:
- the LOC103646409 gene encoding uncharacterized protein isoform X3, whose product MDQIGYNAGRTPFTDISNTIITGNQNESNSLGLIVDAKEHKRQRDRERYAAMTVEEKNEKNRKRREARQRNKGLSIEPLSSRDFNTDQACEVVSFPDDCSTIDFTNLSTQDIAGGDEQVNLDAYDDSDWLHRNETFQANNIVTSKDLLTPGCVHETVDNIPKHTMKRAAYFSERYKNMTPVERESRHVRLRLYNKTPRRKDANKECSRKRRALQGDTLNQESIAMEDPVYTPEVVRPTTYGIEPYGSSVTTCDWVIPEFAVTPFLPTSTQTKDVGSLDMSTEPLRRRHHVLSGIRPATLGRRNQQFEDDIGRNVATVTEDTICDAMEGDDWTQPHPTAEIHTNGMVEQGVDHTHTKPTFISNGDDDEGVIFEEAEDDDENDGYLFAGQYDEIGEDIEIDGTQDESTATGLPDPYDKVYSNVPEDTHMLKSVPNCGYCTAKKFEYEPPGFCCRSGKVELAPLETPPQLQRLWDSTDSDARHFRDNIRFFNGHFSFTSLYCCLDSMTTNVRDSGIYTFRAQGMMYHNIKSFGRDGGAEHKHLELYFYDDDPNLEHRYCKCREECQQKDKDVIKQLVGILHGNPYSEHLRSMGHVENLDDYRITLNLDQTLNQKTYNTPLTSEVAAV is encoded by the exons AGCGTCGTGAAGCACGTCAACGAAATAAAGGACTATCGATAGAGCCACTCTCATCCAGAG ACTTTAATACGGACCAGGCATGTGAGGTGGTTAGCTTTCCAGATGACTGTAGCACCATTGATTTCACAAATTTGTCAACACAAGACATTGCAG GTGGAGATGAACAAGTAAATCTGGATGCATATGATGACAGCGATTGGTTGCATAGGAATGAGACATTCCAGGCAAACAACATTGTCACAAGTAAAGACCTTCTGACACCAG GTTGTGTGCATGAAACTGTTGATAACATACCTAAGCATACTATGAAAAGGGCCGCCTACTTTAGTGAGCGGTACAAAAACATGACCCCCGTCGAGAGGGAGTCTAGACATGTACGCCTTAGGTTGTATAATAAGACACCAAGACGGAAAGATGCTAACAAAGAGTGCAGCAGAAAACGTAGAGCACTACAGGGTGACACTTTGAATCAGGAGTCCATCGCCATGGAGGACCCAGTATATACCCCTGAGGTTGTACGTCCTACAACATATGGAATTGAACCATATGGATCCTCAGTTACCACTTGCGACTGGGTTATCCCTGAATTCGCCGTGACACCTTTCCTGCCAACTTCAACACAGACTAAGGATGTTGGTTCACTTGATATGTCTACTGAGCCACTAAGACGTAGACATCATGTGCTATCTGGGATAAGACCAGCTACCTTAGGCCGTCGAAACCAACAATTTGAAGACGACATTGGAAGGAATGTGGCTACAGTGACCGAGGATACTATTTGTGACGCTATGGAAGGAGACGATTGGACACAGCCCCATCCGACTGCAGAGATCCACACCAATG GCATGGTTGAACAAGGAGTGGACCATACACATACGAAGCCAACGTTCATTTCCAATG GTGATGATGATGAGGGTGTCATATTCGAAGAGGCTGAGGATGATGATGAGAACGATGGATACCTATTCGCTGGGCAAT ATGATGAGATCGGCGAGGACATCGAGATTGATGGTACTCAAGATGAATCTACTGCCACTGGTTTGCCTGACCCGTATGACAAAGTGTACAGTAATGTGCCTGAAGACACACATATGCTGAAGTCTGTTCCCAACTGCGGTTATTGCACTGCGAAGAAGTTTGAGTATGAGCCACCTGGGTTTTGTTGTCGTAGTGGGAAGGTTGAGCTAGCCCCACTGGAGACCCCTCCCCAGCTCCAGAGGTTGTGGGATAGTACAGACTCTGATGCTAGACACTTTCgtgataacattaggttttttaatggccatttctctttcacttcACTGTATTGTTGCCTCGATAGTATGACAACTAATGTGAGAGATTCTGGTATATACACGTTCCGAGCACAAGGCATGATGTACCACAATATCAAGTCATTTGGTAGGGACGGTGGGGCGGAGCATAAACACCTTGAGCTTTACTTTTACGATGATGATCCCAATCTTGAGCATCGATATTGTAAGTGCCGCGAAGAATGTCAACAGAAAGACAAAGATGTTATTAAACAATTAGTTGGCATACTCCATGGAAACCCGTACTCTGAGCACCTTAGGAGCATGGGCCATGTTGAGAACCTTGATGACTATCGTATCACATTGAACCTTGACCAGACGTTGAACCAGAAGACATATAACACGCCTCTCACTTCAGAGGTCGCTGCTGTCTAG